The Rhodothermus marinus DSM 4252 DNA segment ACATGGAGCGCCAGCAACTGGTTGAGCGTCTCCCACAGATAGGCTACCACGGGCACCCCCAGCAACACGACCACCCCCATCCGAATCATCGCCCGTGTGGTCGATACCGAAGTATGCGTTTTCTGCATCATATACCGTCAGGTCTGGTAACAAGCAGGAGTACAAAAAAAGCGTTCTGGATCTTTAAATCAACAGTCCTTTTTTAAGGAAAATGTAACATTTGAATGAATAAAAGATATAAAAGATACAGTATTCCTTTGTCCTAAATTTATTTGCAAATAAAAACGGGCCCCGGAGGGCCCGCGTTCATACCCCTTTGATTTCTTGCTTCACCGCACCACGGCGCCGGGCTCGCTCTCGGCCGTGACGGGCACCAGGCGGCCCTCTCGATCCTCGGCCATGAGCAGCATGCCCTGGCTCTCGAGTCCCATCATCTTGCGGGGCTTCAGGTTGGCCACCACCACCACGCGCCGCCCCTCCAGGTCTTCGGGTGCCATCTGCTCGGCCACTCCGGCCAGAATCTGGCGCTTTTCAAAGCCCAGGTCCACCTCCAGACGCAGCAGCTTTTTAGATTTTGGCACGCGCTCGGCTTTTTCGACGCGTCCTACCCTAAGATCCAGGCGGTCGAAGTCGTCGTAGACGATCTCCGGCTTGAGCGGCGCGTACGGCGGCCCGTCGGTCTTTGCGGCCGCCTGCTGCGCCCGCGCTTCCAGACGGGCAATCTGACGTTCGATCACTTCATCTTCGATCTTGGTAAACAGAATCTCCGGCCGACCGATTTCGTGGCCTTCGGGCAGAAGCGGCCGGGCGGCATCGTCCCACCCCAGCTGACCCTCCCCACCCGGCGTGCTGGACCGCACGCCTTCGAGCCGGAGCATTTCGCGCAGCCGCGCAGCGGCAAACGGCAACACCGGCTCCATCAGAATGCCGAGCGCTGCGCAGATCTGCAGCGAGACGTGGATCGTGTTGGCGCAGGCCTGCGGATCGGTCTTGCGCGTGTGCCAGGGTTCGGTATCGTTGAAGTACTTGTTGCCCAGCCGCGCCAGATTCATCGTCTCCTGCACGGCTTCCCGGAAGCGGAACTGCTCGTAGGCCGAGCCGATGCGCTCCGGGAAGGTGGCCAGCTCCCGGAGCACCTCCTCGTCCACCGATCGCGGATTGCGCAGCGGCGGCACCCGCCTTTCGGCAAACCGCTGCGCGAAGGTCAGCGTGCGGTGCACGAAGTTGCCCAGAATGTCGGCCAGCTCCGCATTGACGCGCTGCTGAAACTCCTTCCAGCTGAAGTCCGCGTCGCGCGTCTCCGGCAGCATGGTTGCCAGCGCATAGCGGAGCAGGTCCGGCGGAAACTCCTCCAGGTATTCGTGCAGCCAGACGGCCCAGCCGCGGCTGGTCGAGAGCTTGCGGCCTTCCAGGTTCAGAAACTCGTTGGCCGGCACGTTGTCGGGCAGCACGAATTCGCCATGCGCCATGAGCATGGCGGGAAACATCAGACAGTGAAAGACGATGTTGTCTTTCCCGATGAAATGAATCAGCCGCGTGCGCTCGTCCTGCCAGTAGCGCCGCCAGGCTTCGGGGTCGCCTTTCTGCTGCGCCCACTCGCGCGTGGCCGAGATGTAACCGATGGGCGCGTCGAACCAGACGTAGAGCACCTTGCCTTCGGCCGGGACGCCGTGCCGACGGGCCACGTCTTCGGGCACCGGCACGCCCCAGGGGATGTCGCGCGTGACGGCCCGATCGCGCAGCCCCTGCTGGAGCCAGCTCCGCACCTGTCCCAGCACGTTCGGCTTCCACTCCGGATGCGTGGCGATCCAGGCCTCGAGCTTCGGCTGAAAGTCGCCCAGCGGCAGGTACCAGTGCGTGGTCTCTCGCAGCTCGGGCGTGGCGTTCGAAAGCACACTGCGCGGGTTGATCAGGTCGGTCGGGCTCAGCGACGAGCCGCAGCGCTCGCACTGATCGCCGTAGGCGTCTTCGTAGCCACAGATCGGACAGGTGCCCCGCACGAACCGGTCGGCCAGAAAGATACCGGCCTCCGGGTCGTAGAGCTGCTTTTCGGTTTTCAGTTTGAAGACGCCTTTTTCGTCCAGCCGTCGGAAGAAGTCCTGGCTCGTTTCGAAGTGCACGGGCGAGGTGGTGCGCCCGTAGTAATCGAAGCTCATCCCGAAGCGGGCGAAGCTGTCGCGGATCATCGGGTGATAGCGATCCACGATGGCCTGCGGGGTGGTGCCCTCTTCGAGCGCCCGCATCAGGATGGCCACGCCCAGTTCGTCCGATCCGCAGATGAACAGCACGTCGCGGCCCTTGAGGCGCTGGTAGCGGCAGTACAGATCGGCCGGCAGGTAGGCCCCGGCCAGATGGCCGATGTGAATGGGACCGTTCGCATAAGGCAGGGCCGCCGTTACCAGAATGCGGTCGAATCGGGTTTCGTCCATACGAAGTTTCGTTTTTTGAGAAAATCGCCGAATTCCGAAATCTACAGTAGCGTAGCGCTTCAAACTTTAAGAAATTTGCACTGCACGCGCGGCGTGCAAACAGTGCGTAGCGAAACGCCCCAATCAGCCTTTCGGTTCGATGGCTGCCACGCCGACTTTTACGCCCCGCACGGCTTCCCGTCGCCGCACTACCGGCGAAACCGATGTCGAGGTCTCGCTCACGCTCGACGGTACCGGCCGCTCCGACTGCCAGACCGGCGTCGGGTTTCTGGACCACATGCTGACGCTGTGGGCGCACCACGGCGGCTTCGACCTTGCCGTCCGCTGCCAGGGCGATCTGCACGTAGACGAGCACCACTCGGTTGAGGACGTGGCGATCACGCTGGGCCAGACCTTTGCCGAAGCGCTGGGCGACAAGGCCTACATTGCCCGCTACGGTCACGCCTACGTGCCGATGGACGAGACACTGGCCCGGGCCGTCGTGGACCTTTCCGGCCGCTTTTACTTTGTGTTTGCGGCCGACTTCGATCGGCCCACGGTCGGTGACCTGGCCACCGAACTGGTCTCGCACTTCTGGTATTCCTTTGCGGAACAGGTGCGCTGCAACCTCCATATTCAGGTGCTCTACGGCCAGAACACGCACCATAAGATCGAAGCCATTTTCAAAGCCGTTGCGCGCGCACTGCGCGAGGCCGTGCGGCGCGACGTGCAATTCGGTTCGGTACGCTCAACCAAAGGGGTCCTATGAGCACAGCCCTGCAACTGGCCAATCAGACGATTGCCATCATCGGCGCTGGCAACATCGGCCGTGCTTTGATCGGCGGCCTGCTGCGCGGCCACGAACTGGCCCCCGAGCAGATCCGCGCCACACGGCGCAATCCGGCTGCCCTCGAAGCGCTGCAGGAGGAATTTCCGGGCATCCAGACCACCACGAACAACCTGCTGGCCGTGCGCGACGCCACGCTGGTGGTACTGGCCGTCAAGCCACAGAACGCCCGGGAAGTGATCGAGGAAATCCGGGCGCACGTGCAGCCCGAAGCGCTGATCCTCTCGGTGCTGGCGGGCCTGACGACGGCCACCATCGAGCGGCTTTTCGGGCGGCCGCTGCCGATCGTGCGGGCCATGCCCAACACGCCCGCGCTCGTCGATGAAGGCGCCACGGCGCTGGCGGCCGGCGCCCATGCCCGGCCCGAACACCTGGAGCTCTGCCGCCAGATTTTCGAGGCGGTCGGCAAGGTCGAAATCGTGCCCGAGTACCTGATGGACGCCGTCACCGGGCTTTCCGGAAGCGGCCCGGCCTACGTGTTCATGTTCATCGAAGCGCTGACCGACGCGGGCGTCAAGCAGGGGCTGCCCCGCCCGGTCGCCTTCCGGCTGGCGGCACAGACCGTCTACGGCGCGGCCAAGCTCGTGCTGGAAACCGGCCGCCATCCGGCCATCCTGCGCGACGAGGTGACCACGCCGGGCGGTACGGCCATCGCGGCCGTGGCCGAACTCGAAGCGCACGGGTTGCGCACCATGCTGATCAACGCCGTCGCCACGGCCACGCGCCGCTCCCAGG contains these protein-coding regions:
- the proC gene encoding pyrroline-5-carboxylate reductase — protein: MSTALQLANQTIAIIGAGNIGRALIGGLLRGHELAPEQIRATRRNPAALEALQEEFPGIQTTTNNLLAVRDATLVVLAVKPQNAREVIEEIRAHVQPEALILSVLAGLTTATIERLFGRPLPIVRAMPNTPALVDEGATALAAGAHARPEHLELCRQIFEAVGKVEIVPEYLMDAVTGLSGSGPAYVFMFIEALTDAGVKQGLPRPVAFRLAAQTVYGAAKLVLETGRHPAILRDEVTTPGGTAIAAVAELEAHGLRTMLINAVATATRRSQELSQLNNHD
- the metG gene encoding methionine--tRNA ligase, coding for MDETRFDRILVTAALPYANGPIHIGHLAGAYLPADLYCRYQRLKGRDVLFICGSDELGVAILMRALEEGTTPQAIVDRYHPMIRDSFARFGMSFDYYGRTTSPVHFETSQDFFRRLDEKGVFKLKTEKQLYDPEAGIFLADRFVRGTCPICGYEDAYGDQCERCGSSLSPTDLINPRSVLSNATPELRETTHWYLPLGDFQPKLEAWIATHPEWKPNVLGQVRSWLQQGLRDRAVTRDIPWGVPVPEDVARRHGVPAEGKVLYVWFDAPIGYISATREWAQQKGDPEAWRRYWQDERTRLIHFIGKDNIVFHCLMFPAMLMAHGEFVLPDNVPANEFLNLEGRKLSTSRGWAVWLHEYLEEFPPDLLRYALATMLPETRDADFSWKEFQQRVNAELADILGNFVHRTLTFAQRFAERRVPPLRNPRSVDEEVLRELATFPERIGSAYEQFRFREAVQETMNLARLGNKYFNDTEPWHTRKTDPQACANTIHVSLQICAALGILMEPVLPFAAARLREMLRLEGVRSSTPGGEGQLGWDDAARPLLPEGHEIGRPEILFTKIEDEVIERQIARLEARAQQAAAKTDGPPYAPLKPEIVYDDFDRLDLRVGRVEKAERVPKSKKLLRLEVDLGFEKRQILAGVAEQMAPEDLEGRRVVVVANLKPRKMMGLESQGMLLMAEDREGRLVPVTAESEPGAVVR
- the hisB gene encoding imidazoleglycerol-phosphate dehydratase HisB; amino-acid sequence: MAATPTFTPRTASRRRTTGETDVEVSLTLDGTGRSDCQTGVGFLDHMLTLWAHHGGFDLAVRCQGDLHVDEHHSVEDVAITLGQTFAEALGDKAYIARYGHAYVPMDETLARAVVDLSGRFYFVFAADFDRPTVGDLATELVSHFWYSFAEQVRCNLHIQVLYGQNTHHKIEAIFKAVARALREAVRRDVQFGSVRSTKGVL